One genomic window of Elaeis guineensis isolate ETL-2024a chromosome 2, EG11, whole genome shotgun sequence includes the following:
- the LOC140855361 gene encoding serine/threonine-protein phosphatase 7 long form homolog, with product MEPRPIDQTVLYAQASHRSSTIWDGQQMDFYELSHVGFILLDWHSITMFAERWHPETHTFHLPLGECTITLEDINIQLGLSVNGLPVIDSTRQDWRQIMFLPLLADFKAAGHYSWGSAGLAWLYRELCKASRIDAHDIAGPLILLQVWVWYRFPSIAPRRLLQPPIDPIMDLAGGDALPAGPLAMRWRDAFEVMEIVWQPHTPLILAGLPDYCFSGQHIWRCRVTLLYFFIVEWHYPDRVMHQFGLRQTIPESRQDCIVDDPAANGMMDYYDDYMKWYCRITRRFICRGGAMIDYMSIEETTAHFKYAVAKYEGLSEGSREYHIKSHEGSTEDPGEHRIESHEGLIEGPNEHRTEEGPSKAPPMGLRVQPTKKKRRPPCGT from the exons ATGGAGCCAAGGCCGATAGATCAGACGGTATTATATGCTCAGGCGTCTCATCGATCTTCCACCATTTGGGATGGACAG CAGATGGATTTTTACGAGCTTAGCCATGTGGGATTCATCTTGTTAGATTGGCATTCGATCACCATGTTTGCAGAGCGGTGGCATCCAGAAACTCATACATTTCATTTGCCGCTTGGTGAGTGCACTATCACTCTAGAAGACATCAACATTCAGTTGGGTTTATCAGTTAATGGTCTTCCAGTGATAGATAGCACACGTCAGGACTGGCGTCAG ATAATGTTTTTGCCACTACTTGCCGATTTTAAGGCTGCAGGACACTACAGCTGGGGTAGTGCGGGCTTAGCATGGTTGTATAGAGAGCTTTGTAAGGCAAGTAGGATAGATGCACATGATATTGCGGGACCTTTGATTTTACTTCAGGTGTGGGTCTGGTATAGGTTTCCATCTATAGCTCCTCGTAGATTACTTCAGCCTCCTATAGATCCTATTATGGATTTGGCAGGTGGAGATGCATTACCAGCTGGTCCTCTAGCCATGAG GTGGAGAGATGCTTTTGAGGTGATGGAG ATTGTATGGCAGCCACATACTCCTCTGATCCTAGCAGGTCTACCAGATTATTGTTTTAGTGGACAGCATATATGGCGGTGTCGGGTGACACTTCTATACTTTTTTATCGTCGAGTGGCACTATCCGGATAGAGTGATGCACCAGTTTGGATTACGACAGACTATTCCGGAG AGTCGGCAGGATTGTATTGTAGACGATCCAGCGGCTAATGGTATGATGGACTATTATGATGACTACATGAAGTGGTATTGTCGCATTACGCGTCGATTCATTTGTCGTGGTGGAGCGATGATTGACTATAtg TCCATAGAGGAGACTACAGCACATTTTAAATATGCAGTGGCCAAGTACGAGGGACTGAGTGAGGGTTCGAGGGAGTATCATATCAAATCGCATGAGGGTTCAACTGAAGATCCGGGCGAGCATCGTATCGAGTCGCACGAGGGTCTGATCGAGGGTCCGAATGAGCATCGTACTGAGGAGGGACCGAGTAAGGCTCCACCTATGGGTCTTCGAGTGCAACCTACAAAGAAGAAGCGAAGACCGCCTTGTGGcacatga
- the LOC105047098 gene encoding DNA ligase 6 isoform X1 encodes MATLSSSTTKTRTLTSSSVFLDSYRSSSNLSAPTAPSLAFDLLSRGSPLPPIPPDFPHSKLIPSTRFIVDGFRSAGDFSVSYFLSHFHSDHYAGLSPSWSKGLIICSETTARLVVEILNVLPFFVVSLSLGETAEIDGWDVTAVDANHCPGAVQFLFKAHGSEGHRPERYVHTGDFRFCDSMKLDPTLCEFIGADAVFLDTTYCNPKYTFPSQEESVEYVVSTIKRIRDQNKGPRETILFLIATYVVGKEKILLEISRRCDCLLHVDSRKMGILSVLGFGDSGVFTEDISASNIHVIGWNLLGETWPYFRPNFVKMKELMTERGYSKAVGFVSTGWMYETKKDGFAVRIKESLEIHLVPYSEHSNYHELREYVRFLRPKRVIPTVGMDVEKLDGKHAIALQKHFAGLVDETANKHEFLMAFHQKLGDADTMAGNDVVTNTSKQDSAEGKENSYLEPLQSGERSHLQDPNMSNDEDMAEVINELKDCLPSWVTQNQILGLLKSSDGDIVGAASHFFEHETEFYEQAKVVTASVPRNQNSCTEIESFPAQKSIQGHSTCDLKDYLDNAKTPTRQKPTSLSSNLPKKRGAGTGNKPSKKGKSSSGLESSGCKQTTITKFFGRLEAHASYGDGPCTVTADYHLENGNQTLTDADETYKNELDLFLQIIDGGMQRDSAALLLEKTKGNIDVAVDMYFSGSKLVSGTKESLFSCSAHVDKDESLASGCTSKANISFEATINLPTLFVQGSSAEDTTVTNVSLPIEKYSPVEYACWKAGQPAPYLHLARTFDLVEREKGKIKTTVMLCNMFRSLLSLSPDDVLPAVYLCTNRIAPDHENMELNIGGSLVITALEEACGTSRSRIKEMYKTSGDFGDVAQECRQTQSLLAPPCPLSIHNLFYVLRKISVTTGAGSAVQRKNLVVNLMRSCREMEIKFLVRTLVRNLRIGAMMKTILPALAQAVVLNSYTPMQDIGSVGSQKLQLQGISAAVTEAYNILPNLDLLIPSLLSKGIDFSASTLTMVPGTPIHPMLARITNGVSQVLKLFQGRSFTCEYKYDGQRAQIHKLADGSIRVFSRQMKESTSRFPDLIHIIKEMYKPEISTFILDAEVVAVDRKNGCKLMSFQELSSRERGSKDSSITMNSIKVDICIFIFDIMFSNGERLLEYPLRQRRKCIKDLFHNEKMGYLEFAREITVEAEEAFLSNQNTLTKINSFFEDACTSSCEGIMVKTLDVDAGYFASKRSEAWLKVKRDYVEGLGDCLDLVPIGAWHGNGRKAGWYSPCLMACYNPDAEEFQSVCRVMSGFSDSFYKEMKEYFSGEKILSKKPPYYQTDDSPDLWFPPELVWEIRGADLTISPVHHAAVGLVHPSRGISVRLPRLEGWR; translated from the exons ATGGCCACTCTCTCGTCGTCCACCACCAAAACTCGAACTCTAACCTCCTCCTCCGTCTTCCTCGACTCCTACCGATCCTCCTCCAACCTCTCCGCTCCCACCGCCCCTTCCCTCGCCTTCGATCTCCTCTCCCGTGGCTCCCCTCTTCCTCCGATCCCTCCTGACTTCCCCCACTCTAAGCTCATCCCCAGTACCCGCTTCATCGTCGACGGATTCCGCTCCGCCGGCGATTTCTCCGTCTCCTACTTCCTCTCCCACTTCCACTCCGACCACTACGCCGGCCTGAGCCCTAGCTGGTCCAAAGGCCTCATCATTTGCTCCGAGACCACCGCCCGTCTCGTTGTGGAGATCCTCAATGTCCTCCCTTTCTTCGTAGTCTCCCTTTCTCTTGGCGAGACTGCGGAGATTGATGGATGGGATGTCACAGCGGTCGATGCGAACCACTGCCCAGGTGCTGTCCAGTTCCTTTTCAAGGCCCACGGATCAGAGGGACACCGGCCAGAGAGGTATGTCCACACTGGCGATTTCCGTTTCTGTGATTCGATGAAATTGGATCCCACTTTATGTGAATTTATTGGTGCCGATGCTGTTTTCTTGGATACAACATACTGCAATCCGAAATATACGTTTCCTTCTCAGGAGGAATCAGTGGAGTATGTGGTGAGCACTATCAAAAGAATTAGAGATCAAAATAAAGGACCACGGGAGACTATCCTGTTCCTCATTGCTACTTATGTTGTGGGAAAAGAGAAGATTTTGCTCGAGATATCACGCCGGTGTGACTGCTTATTACATGTAGATAGTAGGAAGATGGGGATTTTGTCTGTATTAGGGTTTGGCGACTCTGGGGTTTTTACCGAGGATATTTCTGCTAGTAACATTCATGTGATTGGTTGGAACCTACTGGGGGAAACTTGGCCATACTTCCGACCCAATTTTGTGAAGATGAAGGAGCTTATGACAGAGAGAGGGTATTCAAAGGCGGTTGGCTTTGTTTCGACTGGGTGGATGTATGAAACAAAGAAAGATGGTTTTGCAGTGAGAATAAAGGAATCACTTGAGATTCATCTCGTTCCGTACAGTGAACATTCAAACTATCATGAATTAAGGGAGTATGTTAGGTTCTTAAGGCCAAAGCGTGTTATTCCCACTGTGGGCATGGATGTTGAGAAACTAGATGGTAAACATGCTATTGCTTTGCAGAAGCATTTTGCAGGTTTGGTTGATGAAACAGCAAACAAGCATGAGTTTCTCATGGCTTTCCATCAGAAGCTGGGGGATGCTGATACTATGGCTGGAAATGATGTGGTAACTAATACAAGCAAGCAAGACAGTGCAGAAGGAAAGGAGAATTCATATCTGGAGCCATTGCAGTCTGGGGAGAGATCTCACCTCCAAGATCCAAATATGTCAAATGATGAAGACATGGCTGAAGTCATCAACGAGCTTAAAGATTGCTTGCCATCTTGGGTGACTCAGAATCAGATTTTAGGTTTGCTGAAAAGCTCAGATGGAGATATTGTTGGAGCAGCTTCACATTTTTTTGAGCATGAAACTGAGTTCTATGAGCAAGCAAAGGTTGTTACTGCTTCAGTACCCAGAAATCAAAACAGTTGCACTGAAATTGAATCTTTTCCTGCTCAGAAATCTATTCAAGGGCATTCCACATGTGATTTAAAGGATTATTTGGATAATGCTAAAACACCAACCAGGCAGAAACCTACATCATTGAGTTCTAATTTGCCCAAGAAAAGGGGTGCAGGTACTGGAAATAAGCCAAGCAAGAAAGGAAAGTCTAGCTCAGGCTTAGAATCCAGTGGATGCAAGCAGACTACAATCACAAAATTTTTTGGAAGACTTGAAGCTCATGCTTCTTATGGTGATGGACCTTGTACAGTTACTGCTGATTATCATTTGGAAAATGGGAATCAAACACTTACTGATGCTGATGAAACATACAAAAACGAGTTGGATCTGTTTCTTCAAATAATAGATGGTGGTATGCAGAGAGACTCTGCTGCCTTATTACTCGAGAAGACAAAAGGAAACATTGATGTAGCAGTCGATATGTATTTCAGTGGTTCTAAGCTTGTATCTGGTACCAAGGAAAGTTTATTTTCTTGCAGTGCACATGTTGACAAGGATGAGAGCCTTGCTAGTGGTTGTACTTCAAAGGCCAACATTTCTTTTGAGGCAACAATAAACTTGCCTACTTTGTTTGTCCAAGGTTCTTCGGCAGAGGACACAACTGTAACTAATGTATCATTACCAATTGAAAAGTATTCTCCTGTTGAGTATG CTTGCTGGAAGGCTGGACAGCCTGCTCCCTACTTGCACCTGGCACGTACATTTGATTTGGTGGAACGAGAAAAGGGCAAAATAAAAACCACTGTGATGCTTTGCAACATGTTCAGAAG CTTGCTTTCTTTGTCTCCTGATGATGTGCTACCTGCTGTGTACCTATGCACAAACAGAATTGCTCCTGACCATGAAAACATG GAACTGAACATTGGTGGCAGTCTGGTCATAACTGCACTGGAAGAGGCTTGTGGGACAAGCAGGTCTAGAATTAAAGAAATGTACAAAACTTCTGGTGATTTTG GTGATGTTGCACAAGAGTGCCGGCAGACTCAATCGTTGCTTGCTCCTCCTTGCCCTCTttctattcataatttattttatgtGCTTCGGAAGATAAG TGTTACAACCGGAGCTGGAAGTGCTGTTCAAAGAAAAAATCTTGTCGTAAATCTTATGCGTTCTTGTAGAGAAATGGAaataaagtttctagttagaactttg GTTCGTAATTTGCGTATTGGAGCTATGATGAAAACCATTTTACCAGCACTAGCACAAGCTGTGGTGTTGAACAGCTACACTCCAATGCAAGACATAGGGTCCGTGGGGAGCCAAAAATTGCAGCTTCAG GGCATATCTGCAGCTGTTACGGAGGCCTACAATATACTTCCAAATTTG GATTTGCTTATTCCTTCACTTTTGAGCAAGGGCATTGATTTTTCAGCATCCACTTTAACAATGGTGCCAGGCACACCAATTCATCCTATGCTTGCCAG AATTACCAATGGTGTTTCACAAGTGCTGAAATTATTTCAGGGTCGATCTTTCACCTGTGAATACAA ATATGATGGTCAACGTGCCCAAATTCACAAACTAGCAGATGGATCTATACGAGTATTTTCACGACAAATGAAAGAATCAACATCTAGATTCCCTGATTTGATACATATAATTAAAGAAATGTATAAGCCTGAAATCTCAACTTTCATACTGGATGCTGAG GTTGTAGCAGTTGATAGGAAGAATGGTTGCAAGCTTATGTCTTTCCAAGAGCTGTCATCACGGGAGAGAGGAAGTAAAGATTCCTCAATCACAATGAACAGCATTaag GTTGATATTTGCATCTTCATCTTTGATATCATGTTTTCTAATGGGGAGCG GCTGTTGGAGTATCCACTTCGTCAAAGGAGGAAGT GTATAAAAGATTTGTTTCACAATGAAAAGATGGGCTACCTGGAATTTGCAAGAGAAATAACG GTGGAAGCAGAAGAAGCATTTCTGAGTAATCAAAACACTCTGACTAAGATAAACTCATTTTTTGAAGATGCATGTACCTCCTCATGTGAAGGAATAATGGTGAAAACTTTGGATGTTGATGCTGGATATTTTGCATCGAAACGTAGTGAGGCCTGGCTAAAA GTGAAACGTGACTATGTAGAAGGACTAGGTGATTGTCTTGATTTAGTACCTATTGGTGCTTGGCATGGGAATGGAAGAAAAGCAGGATG GTACAGTCCTTGTCTAATGGCATGCTACAATCCTGATGCTGAAGAATTTCAAAGTGTGTGTCGTGTGATGTCAGGTTTCTCAGATTCTTTCTATAAAGAG atgaaggaatatttctcTGGTGAAAAGATTTTGTCCAAGAAGCCACCTTACTATCAGACAGATGACTCACCTGATCTATGGTTCCCTCCTGAGCTTGTCTGGGAAATACGGGGCGCAG ACCTTACAATCTCTCCAGTGCACCATGCTGCTGTTGGCTTAGTTCATCCATCTCGAGGTATCTCGGTGAGACTACCGAG ACTAGAAGGATGGAGGTGA
- the LOC105047098 gene encoding DNA ligase 6 isoform X2, with amino-acid sequence MATLSSSTTKTRTLTSSSVFLDSYRSSSNLSAPTAPSLAFDLLSRGSPLPPIPPDFPHSKLIPSTRFIVDGFRSAGDFSVSYFLSHFHSDHYAGLSPSWSKGLIICSETTARLVVEILNVLPFFVVSLSLGETAEIDGWDVTAVDANHCPGAVQFLFKAHGSEGHRPERYVHTGDFRFCDSMKLDPTLCEFIGADAVFLDTTYCNPKYTFPSQEESVEYVVSTIKRIRDQNKGPRETILFLIATYVVGKEKILLEISRRCDCLLHVDSRKMGILSVLGFGDSGVFTEDISASNIHVIGWNLLGETWPYFRPNFVKMKELMTERGYSKAVGFVSTGWMYETKKDGFAVRIKESLEIHLVPYSEHSNYHELREYVRFLRPKRVIPTVGMDVEKLDGKHAIALQKHFAGLVDETANKHEFLMAFHQKLGDADTMAGNDVVTNTSKQDSAEGKENSYLEPLQSGERSHLQDPNMSNDEDMAEVINELKDCLPSWVTQNQILGLLKSSDGDIVGAASHFFEHETEFYEQAKVVTASVPRNQNSCTEIESFPAQKSIQGHSTCDLKDYLDNAKTPTRQKPTSLSSNLPKKRGAGTGNKPSKKGKSSSGLESSGCKQTTITKFFGRLEAHASYGDGPCTVTADYHLENGNQTLTDADETYKNELDLFLQIIDGGMQRDSAALLLEKTKGNIDVAVDMYFSGSKLVSGTKESLFSCSAHVDKDESLASGCTSKANISFEATINLPTLFVQGSSAEDTTVTNVSLPIEKYSPVEYACWKAGQPAPYLHLARTFDLVEREKGKIKTTVMLCNMFRSLLSLSPDDVLPAVYLCTNRIAPDHENMELNIGGSLVITALEEACGTSRSRIKEMYKTSGDFGDVAQECRQTQSLLAPPCPLSIHNLFYVLRKISVTTGAGSAVQRKNLVVNLMRSCREMEIKFLVRTLVRNLRIGAMMKTILPALAQAVVLNSYTPMQDIGSVGSQKLQLQGISAAVTEAYNILPNLDLLIPSLLSKGIDFSASTLTMVPGTPIHPMLARITNGVSQVLKLFQGRSFTCEYKYDGQRAQIHKLADGSIRVFSRQMKESTSRFPDLIHIIKEMYKPEISTFILDAEVVAVDRKNGCKLMSFQELSSRERGSKDSSITMNSIKAVGVSTSSKEEVYKRFVSQ; translated from the exons ATGGCCACTCTCTCGTCGTCCACCACCAAAACTCGAACTCTAACCTCCTCCTCCGTCTTCCTCGACTCCTACCGATCCTCCTCCAACCTCTCCGCTCCCACCGCCCCTTCCCTCGCCTTCGATCTCCTCTCCCGTGGCTCCCCTCTTCCTCCGATCCCTCCTGACTTCCCCCACTCTAAGCTCATCCCCAGTACCCGCTTCATCGTCGACGGATTCCGCTCCGCCGGCGATTTCTCCGTCTCCTACTTCCTCTCCCACTTCCACTCCGACCACTACGCCGGCCTGAGCCCTAGCTGGTCCAAAGGCCTCATCATTTGCTCCGAGACCACCGCCCGTCTCGTTGTGGAGATCCTCAATGTCCTCCCTTTCTTCGTAGTCTCCCTTTCTCTTGGCGAGACTGCGGAGATTGATGGATGGGATGTCACAGCGGTCGATGCGAACCACTGCCCAGGTGCTGTCCAGTTCCTTTTCAAGGCCCACGGATCAGAGGGACACCGGCCAGAGAGGTATGTCCACACTGGCGATTTCCGTTTCTGTGATTCGATGAAATTGGATCCCACTTTATGTGAATTTATTGGTGCCGATGCTGTTTTCTTGGATACAACATACTGCAATCCGAAATATACGTTTCCTTCTCAGGAGGAATCAGTGGAGTATGTGGTGAGCACTATCAAAAGAATTAGAGATCAAAATAAAGGACCACGGGAGACTATCCTGTTCCTCATTGCTACTTATGTTGTGGGAAAAGAGAAGATTTTGCTCGAGATATCACGCCGGTGTGACTGCTTATTACATGTAGATAGTAGGAAGATGGGGATTTTGTCTGTATTAGGGTTTGGCGACTCTGGGGTTTTTACCGAGGATATTTCTGCTAGTAACATTCATGTGATTGGTTGGAACCTACTGGGGGAAACTTGGCCATACTTCCGACCCAATTTTGTGAAGATGAAGGAGCTTATGACAGAGAGAGGGTATTCAAAGGCGGTTGGCTTTGTTTCGACTGGGTGGATGTATGAAACAAAGAAAGATGGTTTTGCAGTGAGAATAAAGGAATCACTTGAGATTCATCTCGTTCCGTACAGTGAACATTCAAACTATCATGAATTAAGGGAGTATGTTAGGTTCTTAAGGCCAAAGCGTGTTATTCCCACTGTGGGCATGGATGTTGAGAAACTAGATGGTAAACATGCTATTGCTTTGCAGAAGCATTTTGCAGGTTTGGTTGATGAAACAGCAAACAAGCATGAGTTTCTCATGGCTTTCCATCAGAAGCTGGGGGATGCTGATACTATGGCTGGAAATGATGTGGTAACTAATACAAGCAAGCAAGACAGTGCAGAAGGAAAGGAGAATTCATATCTGGAGCCATTGCAGTCTGGGGAGAGATCTCACCTCCAAGATCCAAATATGTCAAATGATGAAGACATGGCTGAAGTCATCAACGAGCTTAAAGATTGCTTGCCATCTTGGGTGACTCAGAATCAGATTTTAGGTTTGCTGAAAAGCTCAGATGGAGATATTGTTGGAGCAGCTTCACATTTTTTTGAGCATGAAACTGAGTTCTATGAGCAAGCAAAGGTTGTTACTGCTTCAGTACCCAGAAATCAAAACAGTTGCACTGAAATTGAATCTTTTCCTGCTCAGAAATCTATTCAAGGGCATTCCACATGTGATTTAAAGGATTATTTGGATAATGCTAAAACACCAACCAGGCAGAAACCTACATCATTGAGTTCTAATTTGCCCAAGAAAAGGGGTGCAGGTACTGGAAATAAGCCAAGCAAGAAAGGAAAGTCTAGCTCAGGCTTAGAATCCAGTGGATGCAAGCAGACTACAATCACAAAATTTTTTGGAAGACTTGAAGCTCATGCTTCTTATGGTGATGGACCTTGTACAGTTACTGCTGATTATCATTTGGAAAATGGGAATCAAACACTTACTGATGCTGATGAAACATACAAAAACGAGTTGGATCTGTTTCTTCAAATAATAGATGGTGGTATGCAGAGAGACTCTGCTGCCTTATTACTCGAGAAGACAAAAGGAAACATTGATGTAGCAGTCGATATGTATTTCAGTGGTTCTAAGCTTGTATCTGGTACCAAGGAAAGTTTATTTTCTTGCAGTGCACATGTTGACAAGGATGAGAGCCTTGCTAGTGGTTGTACTTCAAAGGCCAACATTTCTTTTGAGGCAACAATAAACTTGCCTACTTTGTTTGTCCAAGGTTCTTCGGCAGAGGACACAACTGTAACTAATGTATCATTACCAATTGAAAAGTATTCTCCTGTTGAGTATG CTTGCTGGAAGGCTGGACAGCCTGCTCCCTACTTGCACCTGGCACGTACATTTGATTTGGTGGAACGAGAAAAGGGCAAAATAAAAACCACTGTGATGCTTTGCAACATGTTCAGAAG CTTGCTTTCTTTGTCTCCTGATGATGTGCTACCTGCTGTGTACCTATGCACAAACAGAATTGCTCCTGACCATGAAAACATG GAACTGAACATTGGTGGCAGTCTGGTCATAACTGCACTGGAAGAGGCTTGTGGGACAAGCAGGTCTAGAATTAAAGAAATGTACAAAACTTCTGGTGATTTTG GTGATGTTGCACAAGAGTGCCGGCAGACTCAATCGTTGCTTGCTCCTCCTTGCCCTCTttctattcataatttattttatgtGCTTCGGAAGATAAG TGTTACAACCGGAGCTGGAAGTGCTGTTCAAAGAAAAAATCTTGTCGTAAATCTTATGCGTTCTTGTAGAGAAATGGAaataaagtttctagttagaactttg GTTCGTAATTTGCGTATTGGAGCTATGATGAAAACCATTTTACCAGCACTAGCACAAGCTGTGGTGTTGAACAGCTACACTCCAATGCAAGACATAGGGTCCGTGGGGAGCCAAAAATTGCAGCTTCAG GGCATATCTGCAGCTGTTACGGAGGCCTACAATATACTTCCAAATTTG GATTTGCTTATTCCTTCACTTTTGAGCAAGGGCATTGATTTTTCAGCATCCACTTTAACAATGGTGCCAGGCACACCAATTCATCCTATGCTTGCCAG AATTACCAATGGTGTTTCACAAGTGCTGAAATTATTTCAGGGTCGATCTTTCACCTGTGAATACAA ATATGATGGTCAACGTGCCCAAATTCACAAACTAGCAGATGGATCTATACGAGTATTTTCACGACAAATGAAAGAATCAACATCTAGATTCCCTGATTTGATACATATAATTAAAGAAATGTATAAGCCTGAAATCTCAACTTTCATACTGGATGCTGAG GTTGTAGCAGTTGATAGGAAGAATGGTTGCAAGCTTATGTCTTTCCAAGAGCTGTCATCACGGGAGAGAGGAAGTAAAGATTCCTCAATCACAATGAACAGCATTaag GCTGTTGGAGTATCCACTTCGTCAAAGGAGGAAGT GTATAAAAGATTTGTTTCACAATGA
- the LOC105047112 gene encoding putative Peroxidase 48, giving the protein MRWAAIAFAIFLVALSLVGPSGRSTQKKPKPSSSTTNASSILGLPKFLRFQEDGNEASSYSSTPPPAVALLEYDFYREKCPQAEEIVRSTMTQLYSKNAGVAPALLRLLFHDCFIRGCDASVLLDRINGSSSEKDAAPNHTLKGFDAVDDIKGRVEAACPATVSCADILVLATRDGLVLAGGPFYPVLTGRKDSERSFFGEAQLQIPAPDDNYTKTLANFASRGFTERETVSLLGAHSIGKLHCQFFRHRLYNFSGTGVPDGSMDLEMAAEMRAACSAGDGAAAAVGYQPEGRFGNHYYGRLLEGRGILHADQQLTAGRTVRWVRAYAAEGDSGLRAFRADFAHAMVKLSGLGPLSRSQGQVRTRCSRLV; this is encoded by the exons ATGAGGTGGGCGGCGATCGCGTTCGCCATCTTCTTGGTGGCTCTCTCCCTCGTCGGCCCCAGCGGCCGTAGCACCCAAAAGAAGCCCAAGCCCTCTTCCTCCACCACCAATGCCTCCTCCATTTTGGGCCTTCCCAAGTTTCTTCGATTCCAAGAAGACGGCAACGAGGCTTCCTCCTATTCCTCCACGCCGCCGCCGGCGGTGGCTCTATTGGAGTACGATTTCTACCGCGAGAAATGCCCCCAGGCCGAGGAGATCGTCAGATCCACCATGACTCAGCTCTACTCCAAGAACGCCGGCGTCGCACCCGCCCTCCTCCGCCTCCTCTTCCACGACTGTTTCATCCGA GGCTGCGACGCCTCGGTCCTCTTGGACCGCATCAATGGCTCCTCCTCAGAGAAAGACGCTGCCCCGAACCACACCCTCAAGGGCTTTGACGCCGTCGACGACATCAAGGGCCGGGTGGAGGCTGCCTGCCCGGCCACCGTCTCCTGCGCCGACATCCTGGTCCTGGCCACACGAGACGGCCTCGTCCTG GCCGGAGGGCCCTTCTACCCTGTCCTGACGGGAAGGAAAGACAGCGAGCGGAGCTTCTTCGGCGAGGCCCAGCTCCAGATCCCCGCCCCCGACGACAACTACACCAAAACACTCGCCAATTTCGCCAGCCGAGGCTTCACCGAGCGCGAAACCGTCAGCCTCTTAG GGGCCCACAGCATCGGGAAGCTGCACTGCCAGTTCTTCCGGCACCGGCTGTACAATTTCTCCGGGACCGGCGTGCCGGATGGGTCGATGGACCTGGAGATGGCGGCGGAAATGCGGGCCGCATGCAGCGCCGGCGACGGTGCCGCCGCCGCCGTGGGGTACCAGCCGGAGGGGCGGTTCGGGAACCACTACTATGGGCGGCTGCTGGAGGGGCGGGGAATCCTTCACGCGGACCAGCAGCTGACGGCGGGCCGGACGGTGCGGTGGGTGCGAGCGTACGCCGCGGAGGGCGACTCCGGGCTCCGGGCGTTCCGGGCCGACTTCGCCCACGCCATGGTCAAGCTCTCCGGGCTCGGCCCGCTCTCCAGATCCCAAGGCCAGGTCCGGACCCGTTGCTCTCGGCTGGTGTGA